A portion of the Ricinus communis isolate WT05 ecotype wild-type chromosome 10, ASM1957865v1, whole genome shotgun sequence genome contains these proteins:
- the LOC8264927 gene encoding calmodulin-binding protein 25: MASSENLASFEPFFFRHTFPDSWISEAYARDTDALTKALQKSLSNNNNNNNNSLLEVLTSDSLINPFLNLSNSESNASPITTPTASNVSGSEPETPSAPPPKRQRNGIPAATGKFSKRKSRASKRSQTTFISADPANFRQMVQQVTGVRLDNSQFPVVPVLKPEPQRPGSRLRGAPGGLPTLDTSAFLLDHHHHQQQQQMVGGATSSSGPIVGRDPVSFSQAVLADGGPSAGLEFDTFSSFPTLESGKVM, translated from the coding sequence ATGGCATCATCGGAAAACTTGGCCAGTTTTGAACCATTTTTCTTCAGACACACCTTTCCTGACTCATGGATATCTGAAGCTTATGCTCGTGATACCGATGCCTTAACAAAAGCCCTCCAGAAATCCCTCtccaacaacaacaacaacaataacaatTCCCTATTGGAAGTCCTCACATCTGATTCCCTAATCAACCCTTTTCTCAACCTCAGCAACTCCGAATCCAACGCTTCTCCCATCACCACCCCTACAGCCTCGAACGTTTCTGGTTCTGAACCCGAAACGCCTTCTGCTCCTCCTCCTAAGCGCCAGCGAAACGGGATCCCAGCTGCTACTGGCAAGTTCTCGAAACGCAAGTCTCGTGCGTCTAAAAGGTCTCAGACTACCTTTATATCTGCGGATCCGGCCAACTTCAGGCAGATGGTGCAACAGGTTACCGGCGTTAGACTGGATAACTCCCAGTTCCCTGTCGTACCTGTGCTTAAACCTGAGCCTCAGAGACCAGGTAGCCGTTTGCGTGGCGCTCCCGGTGGCTTGCCGACTCTGGATACGTCGGCGTTTTTGCTCGATCATCATCACCaccaacagcagcagcagatGGTTGGGGGCGCTACTTCTTCTTCTGGGCCTATTGTTGGTCGCGACCCAGTATCTTTTTCTCAGGCTGTTTTAGCTGATGGTGGGCCTAGTGCTGGGCTAGAGTTCGACACTTTTTCTAGCTTTCCTACACTTGAGTCggggaaagttatgtga